One Niallia circulans DNA segment encodes these proteins:
- a CDS encoding serine hydrolase domain-containing protein — MRKIVILFLIIIFALCVPKTLSAKELTTPSGIPLTKLENFVDGYVSDYIGKTTAGASIIIVKDNEVVFSKGYGYGDVDSKKKIDPDTSVFEWGSISKLFVWVAVMQLEEQGKIKLDEDISNYLPKGFLHKLKYEDPITMLNLMNHTAGFEERIFDLGYATDVHLKTLEEGLKMLEPNQIYHPGEVVAYSNYSTSLAAYIVQLITEQDFSDYVDEHIFQKLGISDTTFYLGINEPLTKEKVNGYELLGTGEFKPSTPYYMSMYPSGGINGTAQDLAEFARALMPQVKSSVLFKNENTLSNMLAQSYAVNRNVPGIAHGFWEYDGKSKGFTHGGNTASFSSNFHIVPEENFAVIVLTNQAGEVDLTYGLTKELVGEREVSDVKLTDLPDSKITEGKYITARQIESGFLNVYFKLMPLVVKSVNETDIEVSLAGQTANYTQIYPNVYKLNKGHSMFIPTNVLYFSFEDGSVNQIHTAISDYLPMKNNTYWLAISAILFAYCVLFFIISPFVLIITKLINKKRKQVNSKLRKWIYLLNIVGTAFIVNIMVLIIRMLSNSERGYAEVLPQIITNYILTVIAVITIAFILFKWKKVELTKLQKCFYVLTIFSITMLIFLLLTWQFYS, encoded by the coding sequence ATGCGAAAAATAGTTATTTTATTTTTGATCATAATATTTGCATTATGCGTACCAAAGACACTTAGTGCAAAGGAACTAACAACTCCGTCAGGAATTCCACTTACCAAATTAGAGAACTTTGTTGATGGCTATGTGAGTGATTATATTGGTAAGACGACAGCTGGTGCAAGCATTATCATCGTTAAAGATAATGAAGTGGTTTTTTCCAAAGGATATGGCTATGGAGATGTTGACAGCAAAAAGAAAATAGATCCGGATACATCAGTTTTTGAATGGGGTTCCATAAGTAAGTTGTTTGTTTGGGTAGCAGTAATGCAATTAGAGGAACAAGGAAAAATCAAGTTGGATGAAGATATTAGCAATTACTTGCCTAAAGGATTTCTCCATAAGTTGAAATATGAGGATCCCATAACCATGCTGAATTTAATGAATCATACAGCTGGTTTTGAGGAAAGAATATTTGACTTAGGATACGCGACAGATGTCCATCTGAAAACATTAGAAGAAGGATTGAAAATGCTTGAGCCGAACCAAATTTATCACCCTGGGGAAGTTGTGGCGTACTCCAATTATTCTACAAGCTTGGCGGCTTATATCGTTCAATTAATTACAGAACAAGACTTCAGTGATTATGTGGATGAGCATATATTTCAAAAGTTGGGGATTTCAGACACGACCTTCTATTTAGGTATAAATGAGCCGTTAACAAAGGAAAAAGTGAATGGTTATGAACTGCTTGGAACAGGGGAATTTAAACCATCAACACCTTATTATATGTCTATGTACCCGAGTGGAGGAATAAATGGAACAGCACAGGATTTAGCAGAATTTGCACGTGCATTGATGCCGCAGGTTAAGAGCTCCGTTTTATTTAAGAACGAAAATACGTTAAGTAACATGCTTGCGCAAAGTTATGCTGTTAATAGGAATGTTCCTGGTATTGCTCACGGTTTTTGGGAATATGATGGTAAGTCAAAAGGATTCACACATGGTGGTAATACGGCATCATTTTCAAGTAATTTTCATATAGTTCCGGAAGAAAACTTTGCTGTTATTGTGTTAACGAACCAAGCAGGCGAGGTTGATCTTACTTATGGGCTTACGAAAGAATTAGTTGGTGAGAGAGAAGTAAGTGACGTCAAATTAACAGACTTGCCAGATTCGAAAATAACCGAAGGAAAATATATTACCGCAAGACAAATAGAAAGCGGCTTCTTAAATGTGTATTTCAAGCTAATGCCACTTGTTGTGAAGTCAGTGAATGAAACTGATATAGAGGTTAGTTTGGCAGGGCAAACAGCTAATTACACGCAAATATATCCAAATGTTTATAAATTGAATAAAGGTCATTCTATGTTTATTCCGACAAATGTTCTTTATTTCTCATTCGAAGATGGCTCAGTTAATCAAATTCATACAGCCATTTCTGATTATCTGCCGATGAAGAATAACACTTACTGGCTAGCAATCAGCGCTATTCTATTCGCATATTGCGTCCTTTTCTTTATCATCTCTCCATTTGTTTTAATCATAACAAAATTAATAAATAAGAAGCGAAAACAGGTGAATTCAAAACTGAGAAAATGGATATATCTATTAAACATTGTTGGCACAGCATTTATAGTAAACATAATGGTATTAATAATAAGAATGCTAAGTAATAGTGAAAGAGGATATGCTGAAGTACTTCCACAAATAATCACGAATTATATTTTAACCGTTATAGCTGTGATAACTATTGCTTTCATATTATTTAAGTGGAAAAAGGTTGAATTAACTAAATTACAGAAGTGCTTTTATGTATTAACAATATTTTCAATTACCATGCTGATTTTTTTACTATTAACATGGCAGTTTTATAGTTAA
- a CDS encoding DMT family transporter: protein MAKEKLGFLLGIVGVMCFSLTLPATSIAVTYFGTTVVGLGRTVIAAILVAVILIIRKEKLPSLRQFTSILIVALGAVLGFPLLTSWAMESLPVSHGAVEVALLPLATAGFAMLRAGEQPSLKYWISSMIGSCAVIIYALILGIGQLQIADLALLAAVVLLGFSYAEGGRLAKEIGSWQVIAWAILIAAPFFIIPVGLNFTQEMIHAPIQAWLSFLYLGVVSQFLAYVAWYRGMSLGGIARVSQIQYLQPFLMILFAAIFLNEAISLMTIGIAIIVLLSVLGGKNAKVKVSDSLNIN from the coding sequence ATGGCTAAAGAAAAACTAGGGTTTTTACTTGGGATAGTCGGTGTTATGTGTTTTAGTTTAACGCTCCCTGCGACAAGTATAGCAGTAACTTATTTCGGAACGACTGTTGTCGGGTTAGGAAGAACAGTTATCGCCGCTATTTTAGTAGCTGTCATCCTTATAATCCGCAAAGAAAAGCTCCCTTCTCTTCGGCAGTTTACGAGTATTCTCATCGTAGCACTCGGTGCTGTGTTAGGATTTCCTCTCCTCACATCATGGGCAATGGAATCCTTACCAGTCTCACATGGAGCTGTTGAGGTGGCACTCCTGCCTTTAGCAACAGCAGGGTTTGCCATGTTAAGAGCAGGAGAACAGCCATCACTTAAATACTGGATTTCTAGTATGATAGGATCTTGTGCCGTTATCATATATGCACTAATTCTTGGCATCGGTCAGTTACAGATCGCTGATTTAGCCTTACTTGCAGCTGTTGTACTGTTGGGATTTAGTTATGCAGAGGGAGGAAGACTAGCAAAGGAAATAGGCAGCTGGCAAGTCATTGCATGGGCAATTTTGATTGCTGCCCCATTTTTCATTATTCCTGTCGGCTTAAACTTCACACAAGAGATGATACATGCACCAATTCAAGCTTGGCTCAGCTTCCTTTATCTTGGTGTGGTCAGTCAATTTCTTGCCTATGTTGCCTGGTATCGGGGAATGAGCTTGGGCGGCATTGCCAGAGTCAGTCAAATACAATACTTACAGCCATTTCTGATGATTTTATTTGCCGCTATTTTTCTCAACGAAGCTATAAGTTTGATGACAATTGGTATTGCTATCATAGTTCTGCTTTCTGTTCTTGGCGGTAAAAATGCAAAAGTTAAAGTAAGCGATTCCTTAAACATAAACTAA
- a CDS encoding D-alanine--D-alanine ligase gives MKVGVIMGGVSSEKQVSIMTGKEMIAHLDTNKYEIIPIELNSKQEIVEKAENLDIALLALHGKFGEDGVIQGALETLGIPYTGSSILSSSLCMDKNLSKKIIRYEGLLTPNWIQLSSLEELPLSEIEKMGYPLVVKPNSGGSSVGVKIVYDQETLLSSILEVFKWDHEVVIEQHINGKEITCSVLNGELLPIISIQHKGEFFDYHSKYDDTATIEEVIQLPQEIEKRVSAAAMACYHSLKCSVYARIDMMLKDGIPYILEVNTLPGMTKNSLLPKSAHAAGIPYGKLLDLIIENSRKERANEYKI, from the coding sequence ATGAAGGTTGGCGTTATTATGGGTGGAGTATCTTCTGAAAAGCAGGTGTCCATTATGACAGGGAAGGAAATGATCGCTCATTTAGATACAAATAAGTACGAAATAATCCCAATCGAGCTTAACAGTAAACAGGAAATTGTCGAAAAGGCAGAAAACCTTGATATCGCGCTGCTTGCTTTGCATGGTAAGTTTGGGGAGGATGGTGTTATTCAAGGAGCACTTGAAACACTCGGCATTCCTTATACAGGAAGCAGTATCCTCTCAAGCAGCTTATGTATGGATAAAAATCTCTCCAAAAAAATCATTCGCTATGAAGGTTTGTTAACACCTAATTGGATTCAGCTATCAAGCTTGGAGGAACTGCCTTTAAGTGAAATCGAAAAAATGGGCTATCCACTAGTCGTTAAGCCTAATTCAGGTGGTTCAAGTGTAGGGGTGAAAATTGTCTATGATCAGGAGACATTGCTATCATCCATCTTAGAAGTATTTAAATGGGATCATGAGGTAGTGATTGAGCAGCATATTAACGGTAAGGAAATTACTTGTTCTGTCTTAAATGGGGAGCTGCTGCCGATTATTTCTATTCAACATAAAGGAGAGTTTTTTGATTATCATTCGAAATATGATGATACGGCTACGATTGAAGAGGTGATTCAGCTTCCTCAAGAAATAGAAAAACGTGTATCTGCTGCTGCAATGGCTTGCTATCATTCATTGAAGTGCAGTGTGTATGCGCGAATTGACATGATGCTTAAAGACGGTATTCCTTATATTTTAGAAGTTAACACACTACCAGGTATGACGAAAAACAGCCTGCTCCCGAAAAGTGCTCATGCCGCAGGGATTCCATATGGTAAATTGCTAGATTTAATTATCGAAAATTCACGGAAAGAACGAGCAAACGAGTATAAGATATAA
- a CDS encoding PLP-dependent aminotransferase family protein, which translates to MFNDFKLTEGRPVYIQLKEYLKRMITNGHLLENQKLPSTREMSVSLAISRNTVLTAYADLEQEGLIYAIKGKGNFVKNVETAKTPSIEVNWGEKMNEQALLAENLDLMKHGVRRSNEMISFNSIAPDEKLFDVENFKRAFLNRMAIEGDIVLNYGYAKGYKPLIDYLLHYMEVKGVDIKEKDILITNGFTEGLDIILSSLNKKSGRIICENPTHHSALKLFRMHGYEIDGIDMEDDGMDISMLESVLSKNKYDFAYLIPSYHNPTGIVTSSEKRKKIMELFSVYQVPIVEDGFNEELRYSGAHLAPLAAFAGSGNNVIYTSSFSKILFPGLRVGWVLADKELIYYLESMKRARTIHTSTLDQAVLYQYLHDGYFEKYIKKARSVYKKKYELALNASKRYIPMKRITGDGGLHLFIELDKKIDSRELLKKCSQRGVVFALGNDFYTNNSGKHTLRLGFSRLKEEEISRGIKLIGQTIKEHYGG; encoded by the coding sequence GTGTTTAATGATTTTAAGCTTACCGAAGGGCGGCCTGTATATATCCAGCTTAAGGAATACCTGAAAAGGATGATCACAAATGGGCATTTGCTTGAGAATCAAAAGCTTCCATCAACAAGGGAAATGAGCGTTTCGTTAGCAATAAGCCGAAATACGGTTTTAACAGCGTATGCAGATTTGGAGCAAGAAGGCCTGATATACGCAATTAAGGGAAAAGGCAACTTTGTTAAAAATGTAGAAACCGCAAAAACCCCTTCTATTGAAGTGAATTGGGGCGAAAAGATGAATGAGCAAGCACTTTTAGCAGAAAACCTCGACTTAATGAAGCATGGTGTACGCAGAAGCAATGAAATGATTTCATTCAATAGTATTGCACCAGATGAAAAGCTTTTTGACGTGGAAAATTTTAAAAGAGCTTTTTTAAACAGAATGGCAATTGAAGGCGATATTGTTCTGAATTATGGATATGCCAAGGGCTATAAGCCACTGATTGACTACTTGCTGCACTATATGGAAGTTAAAGGTGTAGACATTAAAGAGAAGGATATTTTGATAACAAATGGCTTTACCGAGGGCCTTGATATTATTTTATCTTCTTTAAATAAGAAAAGTGGCCGAATTATTTGTGAAAATCCAACCCATCATTCTGCACTGAAGCTCTTTCGCATGCACGGTTATGAAATCGATGGAATTGACATGGAAGATGACGGTATGGATATTTCCATGCTGGAATCCGTTTTATCAAAAAACAAATATGATTTCGCCTACCTAATTCCCTCCTATCATAATCCAACTGGTATTGTAACCTCGTCTGAAAAACGGAAAAAAATAATGGAATTATTTTCTGTCTATCAAGTTCCGATTGTTGAGGATGGCTTTAATGAAGAGCTGAGATACTCAGGAGCCCATCTTGCACCATTGGCGGCATTTGCTGGAAGCGGTAATAATGTCATTTATACAAGCAGCTTCTCCAAAATTCTTTTTCCTGGTTTAAGGGTCGGCTGGGTCTTAGCGGATAAAGAGTTAATTTATTATTTGGAAAGTATGAAGCGGGCTCGCACCATTCATACATCTACATTAGATCAAGCAGTTTTATATCAGTATTTACATGATGGTTACTTTGAGAAATATATAAAAAAAGCCAGATCTGTTTATAAGAAAAAGTATGAATTAGCCTTAAATGCTTCGAAAAGATACATCCCGATGAAAAGAATTACCGGTGATGGCGGTTTGCATCTTTTTATTGAGCTGGATAAGAAAATCGATTCCCGTGAGCTATTAAAAAAATGCTCTCAAAGGGGTGTTGTCTTTGCACTTGGAAATGATTTTTATACAAACAATAGTGGGAAACACACACTGCGCTTAGGTTTTTCTCGATTGAAGGAAGAAGAAATAAGCAGAGGAATTAAGTTGATAGGGCAAACGATAAAAGAACATTATGGAGGTTGA
- a CDS encoding sugar O-acetyltransferase, with protein MNEKEKVFYERGTEELKLKSIRAQKLVRACNDSDVEDSAKRVEVIRELFGSVGANPAIEHNFHCDLGYNIHVGENFYAGYNCTILDMAEVRIGDNCMIGPNVGIYTAGHAIEPKGRNKSGYGIPITVGDDVWIGGSCVILAGITIGDNSIVAAGSVVTKDVPANTVVAGNPAKVIKSIDN; from the coding sequence GTGAACGAGAAAGAGAAGGTCTTCTATGAAAGAGGGACAGAAGAGTTAAAATTAAAAAGCATTCGTGCACAAAAGCTTGTCCGCGCATGTAATGATAGCGATGTAGAGGATTCAGCAAAACGAGTAGAAGTAATCAGAGAATTATTTGGTAGTGTGGGGGCTAATCCTGCGATTGAACATAATTTTCATTGTGACTTAGGTTACAATATTCATGTAGGAGAAAATTTTTACGCAGGATACAACTGCACGATTTTAGATATGGCAGAAGTTAGAATAGGCGATAACTGTATGATAGGACCTAATGTCGGAATATATACTGCAGGACATGCAATCGAACCGAAGGGCAGAAATAAAAGCGGATATGGAATTCCTATTACAGTCGGCGATGATGTGTGGATCGGCGGCAGCTGTGTTATATTGGCAGGAATCACAATTGGCGATAATTCTATTGTTGCGGCAGGATCTGTCGTGACAAAGGATGTTCCGGCAAACACGGTAGTCGCAGGAAATCCAGCTAAAGTTATAAAAAGCATCGATAATTGA
- a CDS encoding SDR family NAD(P)-dependent oxidoreductase, whose amino-acid sequence MTNLQDKVAIVTGGASGIGLATVKAFLDKGAKVVLADYNAEAGAAVEKDLKETYENVLFVKTNVAEESEVENLVAEAVKHFGKLDIIFNNAGVGVQKPTHELTAEEYKRVIAINQDGVFYGAKYAIREMIKTGGGSIISTSSILGSVGEPTSIPYAASKGAVNQITKSLAIEYADRNIRVNAVAPGFIESGMVSKEALGDFYDGLVAKHPIGRLGNPEEIAHAVVFLAENDFVTGTTLFVDGGYTAI is encoded by the coding sequence ATGACAAATTTACAAGACAAAGTAGCAATCGTAACTGGTGGTGCTTCAGGTATTGGATTAGCAACAGTTAAAGCTTTCCTAGATAAAGGTGCGAAAGTTGTTTTAGCAGACTATAATGCAGAAGCTGGCGCTGCTGTTGAAAAAGATTTAAAAGAAACTTATGAGAATGTATTGTTTGTAAAAACAAATGTAGCCGAAGAAAGCGAAGTTGAAAACTTGGTTGCTGAAGCGGTTAAACATTTCGGCAAGCTAGATATCATCTTTAACAACGCTGGCGTTGGTGTGCAAAAACCAACACATGAACTAACTGCAGAAGAATACAAACGTGTAATTGCGATTAACCAAGATGGCGTATTCTATGGAGCAAAATATGCAATCCGTGAAATGATTAAAACTGGCGGAGGTTCTATTATAAGCACTTCTTCTATCTTAGGATCTGTTGGGGAGCCTACTTCGATTCCTTACGCTGCAAGTAAAGGTGCAGTTAATCAAATTACAAAATCATTGGCGATTGAATATGCAGACCGCAATATCCGTGTTAACGCAGTTGCACCAGGATTTATTGAATCTGGTATGGTTAGTAAAGAAGCTTTAGGTGATTTCTATGATGGTTTAGTTGCAAAACATCCAATTGGACGCTTAGGTAACCCAGAAGAAATTGCACATGCCGTTGTATTCTTGGCAGAAAATGACTTTGTTACAGGCACAACACTCTTTGTTGATGGCGGTTATACTGCTATATAA
- a CDS encoding DUF445 domain-containing protein, which yields MSMKTKSKKLAVYSLIIMGIGYIATAPFNDSIWIRLLQGGFEAGLVGGLADWFAVTALFRHPLGLPIPHTALLPNNRKRVTKGLVTVLKNDWLSKESIQDKIKDISFTDKLLPTITELITKGSLKAGLIKAVKKLVSNIDIEKMVPFIKTQIVLTLSNIEVKKILQMISSKLVNENFDEKVLDHVLKKADNWLRQEDTKEKLGSVSMNVINRIEADGMLKFALRSIESLLSEEKLGNIVQNLLLSGVRSLQHKGQPNREALVKYIRKEIEAMNDNEQLIEGIDKWKNQLIAEWDLDNTVLEALQKLQENILLQLDDEEFIDTYVMPLCLHFLGMIQKNSEAIDKWMQTQISILIEKNHSKIGDLVQENLDKLDNETMIDMIENNIGKDLQWIRVNGAICGFIIGIILTGIHDLIGLI from the coding sequence ATGTCTATGAAAACAAAATCAAAAAAATTAGCTGTATATTCCCTTATTATTATGGGAATAGGGTATATTGCAACAGCACCGTTTAATGATTCCATTTGGATCAGGTTGCTGCAGGGAGGATTTGAAGCAGGTCTTGTCGGGGGATTAGCGGATTGGTTCGCAGTTACTGCACTGTTCCGTCATCCACTTGGATTGCCAATTCCACATACAGCATTATTGCCTAATAATCGAAAAAGGGTCACAAAAGGACTTGTAACAGTCCTGAAAAATGATTGGCTTTCAAAGGAGAGCATCCAAGATAAAATTAAGGATATTTCATTTACAGATAAACTGCTTCCAACCATAACAGAACTTATAACGAAAGGTTCTCTTAAGGCTGGATTGATTAAAGCAGTTAAAAAACTAGTAAGCAATATCGACATTGAAAAAATGGTGCCTTTCATTAAAACACAAATTGTTTTAACTCTTTCTAATATTGAAGTGAAAAAAATCCTGCAGATGATCAGTTCAAAATTAGTGAATGAAAATTTCGATGAAAAAGTATTAGATCATGTGCTGAAAAAAGCAGACAATTGGTTAAGACAAGAGGATACGAAGGAAAAGCTCGGCAGCGTTTCTATGAATGTCATCAACAGAATTGAAGCGGATGGCATGCTTAAATTTGCATTACGATCAATTGAAAGCTTACTTAGCGAAGAGAAACTCGGAAATATTGTTCAAAACCTTTTGTTGAGCGGGGTAAGAAGCTTGCAGCATAAAGGGCAGCCAAACCGCGAAGCTCTCGTCAAATATATTCGTAAAGAAATCGAAGCAATGAACGATAATGAACAGTTAATTGAGGGTATCGACAAGTGGAAGAACCAGCTGATAGCTGAATGGGATTTAGATAATACAGTATTGGAAGCATTACAAAAACTACAGGAAAATATATTGCTTCAATTGGATGATGAAGAATTTATTGATACGTATGTTATGCCACTATGCCTGCATTTCTTAGGCATGATTCAGAAAAATAGCGAAGCGATTGATAAATGGATGCAAACACAAATATCCATATTAATCGAGAAAAACCATTCGAAAATTGGTGATCTCGTTCAAGAAAACCTCGATAAGCTAGACAATGAGACAATGATTGACATGATTGAAAATAATATTGGCAAAGACCTGCAGTGGATTCGAGTGAATGGTGCGATTTGCGGTTTTATAATCGGTATTATTTTGACTGGTATTCATGATTTGATTGGGTTGATCTAA
- a CDS encoding DinB family protein, whose amino-acid sequence MNSIDLILLNFTEVRRRSIKVWTSIPAEKLLWKPDNEAMNCIEMIRHVLESEHYYHLAIKNRGSLAVFESPFEGLPYTTVQDELEFAEPYRNDFLQTIKSFTEEGLSSIKIDRSESGYIRDLGDMLLRVAYHESVHTGQLLDYLRSADVPRVRIWD is encoded by the coding sequence ATGAATTCCATTGATTTAATTTTATTAAATTTCACTGAAGTAAGACGAAGAAGTATTAAGGTATGGACATCCATTCCCGCAGAAAAACTTTTATGGAAGCCAGATAATGAGGCGATGAATTGTATCGAAATGATAAGGCATGTATTAGAAAGCGAGCATTATTATCATCTAGCGATCAAAAACAGAGGCAGCTTAGCCGTATTTGAGTCTCCATTTGAGGGATTACCGTACACAACCGTTCAAGATGAATTAGAATTTGCTGAACCATATCGCAATGATTTTTTACAGACAATAAAATCATTCACAGAAGAAGGTTTATCTTCCATAAAGATTGATCGCTCAGAATCAGGCTACATAAGAGATTTAGGAGATATGCTGTTGCGAGTAGCCTATCATGAGTCCGTTCACACAGGCCAGCTCTTAGATTACTTAAGGTCAGCAGATGTTCCTAGAGTGCGGATTTGGGATTAA
- a CDS encoding arginase family protein, whose protein sequence is MMKRNESLKTEGDKTLRLLMPQWQGGNNSAYYLGAQLLNWLAPSSNDAFEEVPIDLSAEGLTVEKGIFARSTLLKQVHAAKAILDKHNPDRVVVFGGDCGVELAPFAYLNNRYDGDAAILWVDAHPDVNTPEHFENHHAHVLANLLGVGDEDFVAEVPTLVDPKNVLYVGLNDGTASEKAVMDRFNLSVVKPEEIVKDSSSVLNWLNKRNVSKVIVHFDLDVLDLREFRSLLIANPETYSEMVEKTPKGSSIETIIRVLQDVGKAYDIVGLGITEHFPWEAVALANMLTRLPLIGDINKTDKPSYNWIF, encoded by the coding sequence ATGATGAAAAGGAATGAAAGCTTGAAAACGGAAGGCGACAAGACATTAAGGCTACTAATGCCACAATGGCAAGGCGGGAATAATTCAGCTTATTACCTCGGTGCACAGCTTCTTAATTGGCTTGCTCCAAGTTCAAATGATGCCTTTGAAGAGGTTCCGATTGACCTGTCAGCAGAAGGGCTTACTGTTGAGAAGGGGATTTTTGCAAGGAGTACACTACTTAAACAAGTACATGCTGCGAAAGCCATACTCGATAAACATAACCCCGATCGTGTTGTTGTTTTCGGTGGAGACTGTGGCGTTGAATTGGCTCCGTTTGCCTATCTCAATAATAGGTATGATGGAGATGCAGCAATACTTTGGGTTGACGCTCATCCTGATGTAAATACTCCAGAGCATTTTGAAAACCATCATGCACATGTGCTTGCGAATCTCCTTGGAGTAGGAGATGAGGACTTCGTTGCAGAAGTGCCAACATTGGTAGACCCTAAAAACGTGTTATACGTTGGTTTAAATGACGGAACAGCTTCAGAAAAAGCAGTGATGGACCGATTTAATTTGAGTGTGGTTAAGCCTGAGGAAATTGTGAAGGACAGCAGCTCTGTTTTAAATTGGCTAAATAAGCGAAATGTTTCAAAAGTAATTGTTCATTTTGATTTAGACGTACTTGATTTAAGAGAGTTTCGGTCATTACTTATAGCAAACCCAGAAACATACAGCGAAATGGTCGAAAAAACGCCAAAAGGTTCCAGTATAGAAACGATCATTCGGGTCCTTCAAGATGTTGGAAAGGCTTATGACATTGTTGGACTTGGGATTACAGAGCATTTTCCATGGGAGGCTGTTGCATTGGCGAATATGCTAACACGTCTTCCGTTAATTGGTGATATAAATAAAACTGACAAACCCTCTTATAACTGGATATTTTAA
- a CDS encoding flavodoxin domain-containing protein, protein MMKVLIGFASLTSNTEDIMMILKNKLEALNCEVAVEDLDLIPLQKLSQYDLVFFGSYTWGDGDLPYELEDMYEELDEVDLTGMSFGVFGSGDRFYPAFCQAVDLLADKVKERGADVFSSLLKIEFSPDSEEEVQECEQFAVGAYEWAKEKDTSHAR, encoded by the coding sequence ATGATGAAGGTACTAATTGGGTTTGCAAGCTTAACAAGCAATACAGAGGATATTATGATGATATTAAAAAATAAATTAGAAGCATTAAATTGTGAAGTGGCTGTTGAGGACTTAGACTTAATTCCTCTTCAAAAGCTATCACAATATGATCTTGTTTTTTTCGGAAGCTATACATGGGGTGATGGAGATTTGCCGTATGAGCTGGAGGATATGTATGAAGAATTAGACGAAGTGGATCTAACAGGGATGTCCTTCGGTGTCTTTGGCTCAGGCGACCGTTTCTATCCTGCCTTCTGTCAGGCAGTTGACCTGTTGGCAGACAAGGTGAAGGAACGAGGCGCAGATGTTTTTAGCTCTTTATTAAAAATTGAGTTTAGTCCAGATAGTGAGGAGGAAGTGCAGGAATGTGAACAATTTGCAGTAGGTGCCTATGAGTGGGCAAAGGAAAAGGATACTAGTCATGCACGCTAA